The DNA window TGGGGCAGGTGACGAGGGCGTCGAAGCCGACGTCGCCTGCCCAGTCGCTGTCCTGGCGCAGCGCGAGGACAAGAGAGTCGGCGGATCCGGCCCGCAGCACGGCGATGCGGTCGCCGTCGGCGAGGACGGAGCCGTACTTCCAGGTGGCCAGGCGGGCGATGTCGGGGCCGAAGAAGCGGCGCAGCAGGAGCTCTTCGCCCAGGCCGTCGCCGCCGTCCCAGCCGAGCTCCGCGCTCTGCTGCGCGGCAGCGCGGGCGAGGAGCAGGGTGAGGAGCAGGGTGAGGCGGTCGAGGCTGGAGGCGAACACGACGTGGTCGAAGCCCTCCTCGTGGTGCAGGAGGGGGTGGGCGTCGGTGGCGGCGCAGTGCTGGGCGTGGACGGTGTCCTCGGGCACGCGGCGCTCGGCGGGCCTTTCGGCGTTGCGCTCACAGACCGAGAGCGCGGTGGTCATGAGGACGGCACCGGTTGCGGTTCGGGGTTACGGCCGGTCAAGGACACGATGTAGGCCTGGACAAGTGCCAAGCCAATGTCGGCGAGGTAGGCGGTCTCTGTGTGACCGCCGTACTTCATCTGATCAGCGGTCAATGCCTTCGGGACGCCTTGTCCCCGAACCCAAGCCTTGATCTGACGCTCGAACGCCCATGCATCCCTGGTGAGGTCGAGCGAGCCCACCTCGGGACAGGGGCTGGCTCCGGTGGTGCTCTTCCCCGGCAGGCAGGAGGGCAACTGCCGAGGGGGTCGCCGAAGAGCCTGGGCTTCCCTTCTCCCACCCTCGGCGTTTCGGCCACACCAGCGTCGGTCACGATCCTGTTCCCGTACGGATCGGTGCACACGGCACGAACTCGTCTTCGCCTGCCTTCGGGGTTCGAACGCCGTCCGAATCGCATGTGCTCGACACCGAGCATTCCGTCGTTGAGCCGTCCGACACCCCAACTCGTCTGCCTGGAGGCCGCGATGTATCCCCTTCCTGTGCTTCGGACCGTACTTCTTCCCGTGCCTCGGCCCCTGGCCGCTTCGATGCGGCTTCAGTGTGTTGGCGGTGGCTTTTGTACGGCGCGTCCGGATGCGAGGTGGGTGGCATGAGTGCCGCTTCGGACAAGGTGTCGGACGAAGCGGGTGCGGAGGCTCCTTCGGCGTCCGAGCAGTTGTTGTTCGGCGGTGAACTCGCGTACGACCACGGCTGGAATGTGCACCGCGGTACGTGGGTGAAGCTCGGTATGTGGAGCATGGCCGTGAACTTTCCCCGGCAGGTCGGCGTTGCCGTACGGCTGTCTCGGCAGGCTGACCGGAGGGCGCTGTACACGGTGGCCGGCAGCGAGATCGGCCGCGGTGTGGCGCAGGCGCTGTCTCTGGTGGCGGTGAACTCCTTGCTGACCGAGTTGTTGGCGTCGGGGGTCTTGTCCGACCGGCTGCGGGCGGCTCTACCGGCGTTGGTGTTCGTGTCCGTGATGGCGGTCGTCTCCTCCCTGCTGAAGTCGGCTTCCACCGCTTCGACCGGGGTTCTGGAGCCGAAGGTCCAGCGTGTCGCCACCGAGCGGTACTTGGGCCTTGTCGCGCGAGTGGAGATGGACGCGATCGAGGACGACGCGTTCCACAAGCTGATGGACTCGGCTCAGTGGGGCGCCGACGCGGCGCGGCGGATGGTGGGCTACTGCACGGCCGTGGTCGCCTCGGGGATCTCCCTGATCGCCGCCGCGAGCGTGCTGACGGTCCTGCACGTGGTGCTGCTGCCGCTGCTGGTCTCGATGGCGCTGCCCAGCGCGTGGGGTTCGCTGACGATGGCCCGGGCCAGATACACGAGCTGGCACCGGTTCGTCCAGCACGCCAGGGCGGCGCAGCTGATCAGCCGGCTGCTGATCGATCAGCAGGCGGCGGGTGAGGTCAGGGTCCATGACGTGGGTCCGTTCCTGCTGGAGCACTTCCGGGGGATGGCGGAGACGAGCGAGCGGGAGCAGACGCGGCTCGCGTGGGTAGCGGCTCGTACGGGGTTGTTCGCGGACGGGGCCCGTGGTGTGGCCACGGTGGCCGCCTACGCGGTGCTGGGCCTGCTGCTGTGGAACGGGCAGATGGCGCTCGCGGTCGGCGGAACGGCGGTTCTCGCGATCCGGGCGGGGTCGGCGAGCATCACCGACCTGGTGCTCCGGGTCACCGACATCCAGGAGGAGTCCCTGTTCGTCGCCGACCTGGAGCGGCTGTGCGTCGAGGCGGAGCGGCGGGCGATTCCGGAGTCGGGCGTGGACGTGCCGGAGGACTTCGACGCGATCCGTTTCGAGAAGGTCTCCTTCACCTATCACGGCGCCGACGAACCATCGCTGCGGGAGGTTGACCTGGTCATTCCCCGTGGCAGGACCGTGGCCCTGGTCGGGAAGAACGGGTCGGGCAAATCGACTATTTCGAAACTGTTGTGCGGCATGTATATGCCTTCTGCGGGTCGGGTCATGTGGGGAGAGGTCAATGCCGCCGACGCCTGCCGGGCCCGGATCTTCTCCCGGGTCGCGATGGTTGCGCAGGACTTCCAGAGGTGGCCCTTCACCGCCCGGGTCAACATCGGCATCGGCCGCAGCAACGCGGCGATGGACGACTCGGTCATCGAGGCCGCGGCCGCGTACGCGGGAGCTGACGAGGTCGTCAAGGGGCTCCCCCGCGGCCTGAACACGCTGCTGGCCCGCGGTTACAAGGGCGGGCAGGGGCTCTCCGGTGGGCAGTGGCAGAAAGTCGGGCTGGCCCGGGCGAAGTTCAGGAACGGACAGGTCCTGGTCGTCGACGAGCCGACCAGCGCCCTGGATCCGATGGCCGAGCAGCGGGTCTTCGACCAGATCCACCAGCTCGCGGGAACCGGCCAGACCACTGTTCTGATCACTCACCGGCTGCACAGCGTCCGGCACGCGGATCTGATCTACGTCCTGGAGGAGGGGCGGGTCATCGAGCACGGGACGTTCGAGGAGCTCATGGACCCCGCCGGCGGTACGAGTGCGTTCCGCGAGGCGTACCAGCTGCAAGCCAGTCAGTTCCTGTCGCCCGTGGTTCCGGGACAGTCCACGTCCGCAGGTGCGGGGAACGTAGCGGAGGGAACGACCGCGTGAAGGTTCGGGGCAACGAGGGCGCCTGGTTCTTCGGCTCGACGATCGGCTCGTGGTTCCTGGGATTCGCCGCCGGGTTCCTCGGCCGGTGGCCGTGCCTGACCTTCGAGCAGTGCGTCGTCGGCTCGCCGGTCCTGTGCGAGCGGCGCGACGCCCTCCTCGCCTGTCGCGAAGGAGCCGGCGCGTGAGCGGCCTCATGCGGCACACCGAGCCGCTGGATGTTCACCTGCTCGCGATCCGTGACGGGGAGAACGGGGCCGAGGTGCTGCTCTCGCGCCGAGCCGGCGCCGTCTATGCCCGGGGCCACTGGCATCTTCCGTCCGGTCACCTGGACGGTCCGCACGAGGACGTCGTCACCGCGCTCGTCCGGGAGACGAGAGAGGAGACCGGCCTCCTCGTCGACCCGGCCGACGTCCACGCGGCCGTCACCGTGCACCATCGCTCCCCTGGCGGCGGCGCGCGCGTCGGGTTCTTCTTCGAGGTCCGGCGGTGGAGCGGCGTACCGAGGGTCATGGAGCGTGAGGTGTGCGACAAGATGGAGTGGCTCGCGTTCGACGCGCTGCCGGAGCCGATGGTCGCGTACTGCCGGGCGGGGATCGATGCGTACCGGGCCGGGGCCCGGGTCGCGGTTCACTTCCAGGAGCTCGGCGACCCCATCGGGTATGACCCGAGGGTGGACCGGGTCCGTCTTGTCCCCGGGACCGGATAGGGACGGTTACGGCGTGGGGCGTCCGTACGCCTGGCTGTGGCGGGCCGCTTGGAGAGGACCCGGTCCGTCTGGAGCTGGGAGATGCGGAGTACCTGCGGGCGTGGCGAAGCACGCTCCGCTGCTGCCGCCGAGATCATTCGGCTCCGTTCGGAGTTGATCCTCTCGGAGCCTCTCGGAGCCTCTCGACGCGGAGTGGTTCGGCATCTGCCGGGATCAGCTCGCCCTGCGGCTGGGGATCGGGGGTGACGCCCGCGCCTACGTCGTCGATGCCCCGCCCGGCGGGCTCGCCGCGTGCGCGCTCGCCTTCATCCACCCTGTCCTGCCCGCCCCGGGGTACCCCGGGGGCCTGGCCGGACGGATCCACGCCGTCGCGACCGAACCCGGTCATCGGCGACGTGGCCACGCCCGGACCGTGGTGGCCGCGCTGCTGGAGTGCCTCGAACGCGATGGGGTGACGCTCTTCGATCTGCACGCGAGCGTGGACGCCGCGCCGCTGTACGAGCAGTTCGGGTTCCGGAGCGATCCCGCGCTGATGCGGATGGCGAGGCTTTCGTCCCCGCCCGAGGGGGAGGGGGTGTGAGCGCGGACGGATGGCTGCCGCCGACGGATCGCTGGTCTTGAGAGTGTGCGGATGGCTGCCGCCCTAGGTTGCCAGGCAGCCGCAGCTGAATACCGCGCCGTTGTTCGTCCAGGCCCGGACCGAGCTGTTGTTCATCCAGGCCTGGACCGAGCCGTCCGCGGCCACCGACAGGCCGTCCGCTTGGCCGTCACCGTTCGCCTCGACGAAGACAAGCTGCGTCCTACGGCTCCGAGGGCCGGGAAGTGGGTACCGAGGGTCGTCCCACCGCCGTTGCCGCCCCCGTTCAACCAGGCCTTGGCCGACCCGTCGGGCACCAGCGCCTGCTCGTCCGCGCAACCGTCCGCTACCGTCGGGCAGTCCGCGTTGAGGTCGACCCGGTAGTCGCCGAGTCCGGCGCTCGGGGGCGCCGGGCGCACCGACACCGTTCGCTCATCCGGTCGGCGCGGGCAGCCGTTTCGATGCCTCCGGCGACAGCGGTGGCCATCTTGCTGTAGCCGGTTGTTCGGGTGGAGCCGGTCGGCCGTGCCGGCGTTGCCGGGGCCGATTCGGCCGGCTGGTCAGGCCGGGGGCCGTGGCGTGGTTCGGCCCTTGTGTTGCCATGGCTGCGCCTCCGGTCCGGAGACTTTCGTCTACCGCAGACCCGGTCCCGCTCGTGTCATGAAGTTAGTCACGTCCTCCCGGGGCTCAAGGCCCCACGGATTCGGGCAATCTCTTACTTTTGGCGCGAATCCGTGACTCGGATTTCAGCGGGTCTTGAGATTCCTATGAGTTTCCTTTGACCCTTCGACGTCGGCGTGGCATGTTGTTCAGGCGCGCCCGCACCACTGGCTAGCTCCTTTTGAAATCAGGGCCTGGAAACGTTGACGAATCGCGATGACGGAATCGCTGCGGCGAGATTCCGGGTTGCCCCGAATACCGGGCTGCGAGTGACGTCGAAACCTGGCGGAACTCGAGTCATGGTCGGGTGACCTGCGCCGTAGCGCGCACGAACCGGCTCAACGTTCAGCCCCTGCACTGCCAGTGCCTTCACGCACACCGCAAGTCCATGGTCGAACCGACCTCGTTCATAACAAGTCCTCTGTTCACATCGGAGCGTTCTCGTCATGTCCCCCGCATCCACCCAGGGTTCCATAACGTCGGCTTCCGGTGAGGCGAGTCCCGCGCCGAAGGCTACGGAGTCAACTGCTGTGGCCGGCATTCTGCGTGACGCACCGCAGGACGACGCGAGCGGACCGCGCATCCTTGTTCTGAGCGACTCGACCGCTGCGGTGAATCCCAAGCAGCATCCCTTGCAGGGCTGGGGTCAGGCGCTTACCGAGCTGCTCGTCGGGCACATCGAGGTGCTCAACTTCGCTCTGTACAACGCCTCTAGCCGCAGTTTCTTCACCCACCCCTTCATTCGAGTGCTCAACGAGGCGCGCCCGGGCGACATCGCGCTGATCTCCTTCGGGCACAACGACCAGAACATGATGGAGCCCGACAAGTACACGAGCGCCGATGAGTTCCGGGCGTACCTGGAGCTGTACGCGGAGACGCTGCGGGAGCTCGGGGTGTCGCCGGTGTTCGTGACGTCGCTCGCGCGAGGGACCTTCCATGCGGACGGGCAGGTGTCCAACGGACTGCGCGAGCGCGCCGACATCATGGTCAAGACCGCCTCCGACGTCGGCGTACCGCTGGTGGACCTCAACCGGTGGTCCGAGGAGCTGTGGCAGGATCTCGGTCCGATGGCGGCCGTACGGCTGCTGGGCTGGTTCGAGCCCGGGCAGCACCCCGAGCATCCGCAGGGCAAGCGGGACTGGACCCACCTCAACACCCGCGGCGCGCACGCCACAGCCGCCTGGCTGCTGGCCCAGCTGTCCGACAACGACCTGCTGACGGCGGACGTCATCCCGCAGCGAGCGGTGGATGCCGTCCTGACCGAGGACGAGCTCGGCGCCTTGAAGAACGCCGCCGCCGAGCAGGAAGCCGCCCACCTCCGGGCCGAATCGTGGCTGGGCCAGCGGCCCGAACCGCAGCGCAAGCGGCAGTGGTCGTGGCGTGCCCAGCCCGAGCCCGAGCCGGAGCCCGTCGCCCCGCGACCCGTGACGATCACGGCCCCTCGCGCGCAGGCGATCGTCGGCCCGCTCGTGTCCCTGACCGGCGCCTGCCCGCCGGACACGGACACCCTCTACTTCTTCGTCGGCACCCGCTGTATCGGCACCACTCCTCCTGGCCCGAACGGGGCCTGGAGCTGGCGTCGCGAAAGCGGTTGGCCGGCCGGTGAGCACACGCTGCTCGTCGCCGCGGGGCGCGGCGAGGACCTCACCAACACGGCGACCGTCGACTTCGTCGTGGTCACCCATGTCGAGCCCCCGGTGATCACTACGCCGTCGGACGGTTCGTACACCCACCCCCGGCCCGAGTTCCGCGGCACCGCCCAGAAGGGCGTGCGCGCCGTCCATCTGCTCGACGACGGCGTCCGCGTCGGCGAGTCCCCCGTGGGCGCCGACGGTCAGTGGAGCTGGAGCCCTCCGCGGACCTGGTCCCCCGGTCCTCGCAAGATCGAAGCCGTCGCCTGGGTCGCCAGCAACCATTCCGAGCCGGCGACCGTACGGATCCAGGTGCACGGGATACCCTCCGGGCACCTCGCAGAACAGCTGCGCCGGCAGGCCGATGCTCCCTTCACCGAGGGCACTCATCGCCCCCCACTGCTTATCTCGAGCCAGCGGACCGCGCCCGCCTGCGACCGGCTGGAGTCCTCGGTGGACTTCCCCGCCGCCGACTGGGCCCCCATCACCTTCACCGTGCCGTCGTCCGGCGCCGCCTACGTCACCATCTCGGCGGCCCTCCACACCACCGCGGGCCCCTCCGCCACCGTATGGGCGCTGTGGCAGGCCAGCGGCGGGTACACCCCCGCGAGTCCTGCCCGCGGGCTCTCCGCCCACGGTCCCAGCCGCGTCTACGCCTCTCGCCGTCACCTGCTCAGCGGTATGAAGCCCGGTGAACGCGTCACCATCACCCCGCAGTGGAACATCAACGCCGGCACCAAGGCCCAGGTTCATTTCAGCGGCGGTCAGCTCCTTGTCGAGCCCGCCTGACGAGCGGGCTCGCGCGTAGTCGGCGCGGGCGACAGGCTGCTCCGTGGCCGTCGAGCGCGCCTTTGGGGGCGGGGCTTCGGTCCAGGAGTGCCGCCCCCTTCCAGGGGCGCTCTGTCGGGACCGGTCGAAGTGTGGGCCATCGCGCCGGCATTCGTTCGCGCATGTCGGCGGTGAGGCCGCTCACCTCGCTCGGTGAGGTGTGGTCGGTGGTCATCCGGTTGACGACGCCCAGCCGGTGGGCGAGTCGTTGCCTCGCCGTCGCCGTGCCCCATTCCCAGTCCTCATCCGGAATCCGGGCGAGGTGGTCGGTGCCGTCGCGGTGTGCTCGCTGCACCAGTGTGTCGCCGCGGAGCAGCCAGCCCGCTCGGCCGGCGAGCCGCGGGGCGGCCACCTCGCGGGCGTAGCGCTCGTCGGTGTCGGGGCCGTCGACGGCCTGTTTCACCACCGCCGTCCTCTCCGGCAGTTCGACGCGCCACACGCGCGAGCGCGGGCTGCTGTCCAGGCTGCGGGAGCTTCTGGGGGTTCCCGGCTCCGCCCGCAGTTCGTCCCCGAACGTCAGTGGTGACGGCATGGGTTCTTCCTTCCGCGCGGCCTGCTGGGACCGCGTTCGGCGGGCGGCCGGTTGTCATGGCTTTGTTCTCCGTCGCATCGCGGACGAGGGTGATGCCGTACGGGACGATCCCGGCCACCCGCATCAGCCAGTCGGCGAGGCCGAGGAAGACTGCGTGCTCCGGCGGCGGCGATGCCGGTGCGCGCGGGCTGCCGGGACGAAGTGCAGTTCGCCGGTCGGCACGGCCCCCGGCTGGGCGCCACCAGGCCCTGGCGCGACTCCCGAGTTCCGGAAAAGTTGAGCGCTTGTCATGTCCGGGGCCTTCCCAGGGCGCTTACCGGCTAGTAGATACCGGGGGTAACACCAACCCGGGAGGCTTCATGTCACATGCCAGGCCACGTATGAGAGCCTGCGCCGCCGCAGCGGCGGCGGCTCTCTGTCTCGCCACGCTCGCCGTACCCTCCGCGAACGCCACCCCCCTCGCAGCCGCCACCCCCGTCGCGGTCGCCGACGCCACGCCGCTGCCCGCCGAGCTCGAGCAGATCCGCGCGGCCGAGGCCGTCAGCCTGTACGGCAGTCCCGAGGAGCGCCCGCAGGCCGAGCGGAAGAGCTCGCTCGTGTCGATCGGTGACTCGGAGATCTCCGGTGAGGGCGCCGGCGCGTACTGGCCCGGGACCGACGGTCCGACGAACTGGTGCCACCGCTCACAGGACGCCGCGATCTACCGGACCGGCATCCCGGCCGACGCCCCCACGAACATCGCCTGTTCGGGCGCGGCCACGTACCACGTCAAGGTCGGCGGCGTGAAGCAGTACGCCGATCAGCTGGTCCAGAGCGACCACCTCGCGATCAAGGCGCGCAACACCCGCGTCAAGATGGTGGTGGTCGTCGTCGGCGCCAACGACGACGTCCAGTTCGGTCCGGTGATGACGGACTGCGTCACGCGCTGGGTCCTCAGCCAGGGCACCTGCGAGCCGAAGTACGCGCCGGGCTGGCAGGCCCGTGTGGACGGCATCGTCCCGAAGGTCTCCGCGACCGTCACGGACCTCAAGAAGGTCATGCGCGACGCCGGATACACGGACGACGCGTACAAGCTCGTCCTCATGAGCTACCCGTCGCCGATCAGCCCCGACATGGCGGACAACCCGAACTTCCCCGGGAAGCTGCCCGGGGGCTGCCTCGGCTACGACTCCGACGCGGCCTGGGGCCGCAACACCGCGGTCCCCGTCTTCGAGGGCGGCATCCGCAGGGCGGCCCAGCTCTCCGGCGCCGACTACCTGGACGCCTCCCGCCTGTTCCACGGGCACGAGGTGTGCACGGAGCAGACGTGGGCGCGCGGCTTCTTCTACGACGGGTCGTTCCCGCCGGACGAGAACTCCGTCCGGCAGTCGTACCACCCCAACGCCACCGGCCACGCCGCGTTCGCGTCCTGCTTCACCCAGTTCTACAACTCCGGTCTACGCGAGGCATCGTGCGCCGATCCGGCCTCCACCAACGCACCGAAGCTCTACGCCGGAGCATGGGACGACATGTTCGAGCCGATCAAGAACGCGGCCACCGGCCAGTGCCTGGACGCCGTCGGAGGCTCCTCGCGCAACTACACCGCGGTCGTGGGCTGGGACTGCCTCGGTGGCCGCAACCAGACCTGGTGGTACGACTCCGAGCGGGGCTCGCTCCACGTCGGTCTGTCCCACGACCGGTGCCTGGACTCCCGTGACATCGCCGCTCCCACCGCCGCCATCCTGTGGAACTGCCACGGCGGCGCGAACCAGAAGTGGACGAGGCCATCGGACGGCACGATCCGCCCGGCCACCGCGACCGGCCTGTGCCTGACCCAGCCGGTCGCGAGCAAGGCCGTCGCGCTCCAGGCCTGCAACGGCTCGGCCGCGCAGCGCTTCATGTAGCCCGAGTCCGCGCCGAAGACGCGGGGCCCGGCCGGCGGCCCTGCCGTACTGACCGTCGGTCAGGGCCAGGTCGTGCAGGGCGGAGGCGATGAACAGGGGCCTCCGTGTCGAAGCCGCGCCCGCGTTCGACGAGCAGGGCCGCCCCGAACCGGTAGTTGCTAGCTGTGCGCCACCAGCGTCGGAGGGGCGGTACTGGTCAGCAGCTCGACGGCCGCGCCGGCCAGGGGCGAGTCGGGCAGCGGGGCGAGCGGCACGTGGTCTTCTTCCGGGGTGGTGGGGTTCATCGGACGGGAGTGGTCGTCGGACGGATGGCGGTGGCCGTCGAGCGGAATCGGCGGCGGTACTCGGCCGGCGTGGCGCCCAGCCGCTGGCTGAAGGTCCGGTGCAGCGTCTCCACCGAGCCGAGTCCGCTGGTGGCCGCGATACGGGGAAGGCTCCCGTCCGTCTCCTCCAGGAGCCGACGGGCCGTCTCCAGTCCGTCGCCTCAAGATGCGCGGCGGGCGTCCGGCCCGTGCTGCGGCGGAACACCCGCGTGAACTGGCGGACGCTCAGGTTGGCCTGCTCCGCCATGACGTGCAGCATCAGATCCTCGGTGATGTGGTCGGCCATCCATCGGAGCAGCGCCTCGATGCGGTCGTCCGAGGGGACCTGCCGTGAGATCGGAACACTGAACTGGCTCTGCCCACCGGGGCGTTTGATGTACATGACCAGCACACGGGCCACGGCGAGCGCGAGGCGCCGGCCGTGGTCCTCCGCGACCATGGCCAGCGCCAGTCCCGTCCCGAGGTGACGCCCGCGCAGGTCCATACCCGTCCGGCCTTGATGAAGGTGTGCGCCGGAGCAGATCGAGCCGACTCGTCCGGCCTTCGATGCCGCCGTAGGCACCCAGTCGGTGATCACGGGTTCGACGACCGGCTCGGCCCTGCCCGCGACGAGCTCGGTCGCCCCGGCGACGAGCAGGGTGTCCACGCCGCTCCCCACCTCGTCCAGGGCAAGGCCGGCGACCAGCCGGACCCCGCTGGACGTGGTCAGTTCCGCGCGCTCGGCGGCCGCGATCTCCACCCGGTAGCCGGGAACGCCGGCGGGCAGCATCCGGGAGGCGACCGAGAACACCTCGGCGGGACCTGTGGCGTCCAGCAGGTCTACGCCGGGGAAGGCCGTGATGACAACTCTGCGGGTTCTGGGCACCCCGCCACCATCACTCCGGGCTCCGGAAGGCCGTAATGACGCAGTTCTGTCAGTTCGCGCCATGGCGCGGGCACGGAAGGGCCACCGGCCGTCGCCGTCGCGGTCGCGGGCCATGAGGTCGCCCGTCCGTGCCAGGGCAGTTCCCCGGGCGGCTGCGTCAGTTCGACTGCGCCGTCGGCTCCGGCACCGGCGGCTGCGGGACTGCCAGCTGGCGGATCGTCGGCAGGTCCGCGTACAGGTTTGCGCCGGGGCACTCCGTCGGGTAGCCGTCGCGGTGACCCGAGATCCGGTTCAGGGTGACCACCTGGCCCTTCTTGTACAGGCCGTTGTCCGCCGCCGCGACGAGGTTCACGGTCCCGGCGGGGTCGTACCCGTACAGACCGAGCTTCCACGCGGCGACGCCCGCGATCGCGTCGAGTACCGGTGCCGTGCTGACGGCCTCGTTGTAGTTGCCGAGGACGGCGATGCCGGTGGTGTCCGTGTTGAAGCCGTACGTCTGGGCGCCCAGGACCGGCTTGTCGATGCCGCCCGCGCGGCCCTCGAAGACGGTTCCGCACTTGTCGACCAGGAACTGGTAGCCGATGTCGTTCCAGCCCTGGCCCTGCACGTGGTAGAGGAAGATCGCGCGGATGATGGCGGCCGACTGGTCGCAGGCGTAGTCGTTGGTGCCGGCCGTGTGGTGGACGAAGACGGCCTTCGTCTCGGCCGTGTACGTCGGAGGGGCCAGGACCAGCGACTCGTCCGCGCCCCAGCCCGAGCGCGGGGTGACGGCCGGCTGCCCGTTCGCCGTGAGCGTCGTGGAGGTTGGCGTCTCCGCGCGGGCCTCATCGGCCATCGGGTCCACGAGTTCGACCCGCAGGCCCTTGGGCAGGCTCGCCCGGGTGCCGGGCTCGGCGGTGACCCGTACCTGCACGCCGTTCGACGGACCGGTCCACAGCGGCTGGGTACCGGCTCGTACTCCGGGGGCGCGGCCGTCGAGGCCCGTTTCCGGGGTTCGTACGTCCAGGTCGAGCGTGCGCCAGGCGGACCAGGCGCCGGTGCGGTGGTCACGGGTACGGACCTCGGCCGTGCCGCGGAGCTCGGCCCGGGGATCGGTCCAGGTGAGTCCGATCATGCTGAAGGGCTCGGTGGTGCGGGCCGGCAGGGCGCGGCGTACGGGATCGGTGCCGTCGAACCGGATGCTCCGCAGTCCGTGCCCGCTGCCGTCGGCGGCGGGGGACGCGGGTACGGGCGTCGGGGCGGCTGCGGTGGTGGTTGCGGTGAGGCCGGTGGAGGCCAGGACGACAGCGGCGAGTCCGGCCACGGTGGCGGCGCGGCGGCCGGTACGGCCGAGGAGCTGGGGAATCACGGTGTTCCTTAGGATCTGGTGGGGACGGGGCTGGGGGTCGAAACGGGGGCGGCGGCGTCGGGGGCCGCGCTCGCGCAGGTGCCGCGCCCGAAGGCGCCCTCCGCGGTGGAACGCTGGACGTGCCGACCGGCGACGGTGAGACCGCAGCTGGCCCGGCCGCCCTTCTCTCCGAGGGTGACGCTGACGGCCGGGGTCGTGCCCTGCGGCAGACGTACCGTCTTCCGCCACGGCAGGCGGACGTTCCTGACGATGTCTTCGGCGTCCGCCTCCCGGTAGGCGATGTCGGCGGTGCCCTCTCCGAGGACCTCGTACGCCACTTCGGTCCGTGCGGTCGCGGGTGGCCTTCCGGCCACCGCGTTCCCGTGTCCGGGCTCGGAGGTGTTGTCGGATCCGAGGGTTCCGTAGGCCGTGAGCGCGCCGCACAGGGCGAGCAGGCTCGCGGTGGCGGCCACGAGGATTCGGCGGCGCTTCCGTGAATCCGTTGCGGAACCGGGGACTTCTGGTCCGTCCGGAACCGGCGGACCT is part of the Streptomyces sp. P9-A4 genome and encodes:
- a CDS encoding ATP-binding cassette domain-containing protein, with protein sequence MSAASDKVSDEAGAEAPSASEQLLFGGELAYDHGWNVHRGTWVKLGMWSMAVNFPRQVGVAVRLSRQADRRALYTVAGSEIGRGVAQALSLVAVNSLLTELLASGVLSDRLRAALPALVFVSVMAVVSSLLKSASTASTGVLEPKVQRVATERYLGLVARVEMDAIEDDAFHKLMDSAQWGADAARRMVGYCTAVVASGISLIAAASVLTVLHVVLLPLLVSMALPSAWGSLTMARARYTSWHRFVQHARAAQLISRLLIDQQAAGEVRVHDVGPFLLEHFRGMAETSEREQTRLAWVAARTGLFADGARGVATVAAYAVLGLLLWNGQMALAVGGTAVLAIRAGSASITDLVLRVTDIQEESLFVADLERLCVEAERRAIPESGVDVPEDFDAIRFEKVSFTYHGADEPSLREVDLVIPRGRTVALVGKNGSGKSTISKLLCGMYMPSAGRVMWGEVNAADACRARIFSRVAMVAQDFQRWPFTARVNIGIGRSNAAMDDSVIEAAAAYAGADEVVKGLPRGLNTLLARGYKGGQGLSGGQWQKVGLARAKFRNGQVLVVDEPTSALDPMAEQRVFDQIHQLAGTGQTTVLITHRLHSVRHADLIYVLEEGRVIEHGTFEELMDPAGGTSAFREAYQLQASQFLSPVVPGQSTSAGAGNVAEGTTA
- a CDS encoding GNAT family N-acetyltransferase, translated to MHPVLPAPGYPGGLAGRIHAVATEPGHRRRGHARTVVAALLECLERDGVTLFDLHASVDAAPLYEQFGFRSDPALMRMARLSSPPEGEGV
- a CDS encoding SGNH/GDSL hydrolase family protein; amino-acid sequence: MAGILRDAPQDDASGPRILVLSDSTAAVNPKQHPLQGWGQALTELLVGHIEVLNFALYNASSRSFFTHPFIRVLNEARPGDIALISFGHNDQNMMEPDKYTSADEFRAYLELYAETLRELGVSPVFVTSLARGTFHADGQVSNGLRERADIMVKTASDVGVPLVDLNRWSEELWQDLGPMAAVRLLGWFEPGQHPEHPQGKRDWTHLNTRGAHATAAWLLAQLSDNDLLTADVIPQRAVDAVLTEDELGALKNAAAEQEAAHLRAESWLGQRPEPQRKRQWSWRAQPEPEPEPVAPRPVTITAPRAQAIVGPLVSLTGACPPDTDTLYFFVGTRCIGTTPPGPNGAWSWRRESGWPAGEHTLLVAAGRGEDLTNTATVDFVVVTHVEPPVITTPSDGSYTHPRPEFRGTAQKGVRAVHLLDDGVRVGESPVGADGQWSWSPPRTWSPGPRKIEAVAWVASNHSEPATVRIQVHGIPSGHLAEQLRRQADAPFTEGTHRPPLLISSQRTAPACDRLESSVDFPAADWAPITFTVPSSGAAYVTISAALHTTAGPSATVWALWQASGGYTPASPARGLSAHGPSRVYASRRHLLSGMKPGERVTITPQWNINAGTKAQVHFSGGQLLVEPA
- a CDS encoding peptidoglycan recognition protein family protein: MIPQLLGRTGRRAATVAGLAAVVLASTGLTATTTAAAPTPVPASPAADGSGHGLRSIRFDGTDPVRRALPARTTEPFSMIGLTWTDPRAELRGTAEVRTRDHRTGAWSAWRTLDLDVRTPETGLDGRAPGVRAGTQPLWTGPSNGVQVRVTAEPGTRASLPKGLRVELVDPMADEARAETPTSTTLTANGQPAVTPRSGWGADESLVLAPPTYTAETKAVFVHHTAGTNDYACDQSAAIIRAIFLYHVQGQGWNDIGYQFLVDKCGTVFEGRAGGIDKPVLGAQTYGFNTDTTGIAVLGNYNEAVSTAPVLDAIAGVAAWKLGLYGYDPAGTVNLVAAADNGLYKKGQVVTLNRISGHRDGYPTECPGANLYADLPTIRQLAVPQPPVPEPTAQSN
- a CDS encoding ricin-type beta-trefoil lectin domain protein; this encodes MSHARPRMRACAAAAAAALCLATLAVPSANATPLAAATPVAVADATPLPAELEQIRAAEAVSLYGSPEERPQAERKSSLVSIGDSEISGEGAGAYWPGTDGPTNWCHRSQDAAIYRTGIPADAPTNIACSGAATYHVKVGGVKQYADQLVQSDHLAIKARNTRVKMVVVVVGANDDVQFGPVMTDCVTRWVLSQGTCEPKYAPGWQARVDGIVPKVSATVTDLKKVMRDAGYTDDAYKLVLMSYPSPISPDMADNPNFPGKLPGGCLGYDSDAAWGRNTAVPVFEGGIRRAAQLSGADYLDASRLFHGHEVCTEQTWARGFFYDGSFPPDENSVRQSYHPNATGHAAFASCFTQFYNSGLREASCADPASTNAPKLYAGAWDDMFEPIKNAATGQCLDAVGGSSRNYTAVVGWDCLGGRNQTWWYDSERGSLHVGLSHDRCLDSRDIAAPTAAILWNCHGGANQKWTRPSDGTIRPATATGLCLTQPVASKAVALQACNGSAAQRFM
- a CDS encoding helix-turn-helix domain-containing protein is translated as METARRLLEETDGSLPRIAATSGLGSVETLHRTFSQRLGATPAEYRRRFRSTATAIRPTTTPVR
- a CDS encoding NUDIX hydrolase; the encoded protein is MSGLMRHTEPLDVHLLAIRDGENGAEVLLSRRAGAVYARGHWHLPSGHLDGPHEDVVTALVRETREETGLLVDPADVHAAVTVHHRSPGGGARVGFFFEVRRWSGVPRVMEREVCDKMEWLAFDALPEPMVAYCRAGIDAYRAGARVAVHFQELGDPIGYDPRVDRVRLVPGTG